In one window of Azotobacter salinestris DNA:
- a CDS encoding TonB-dependent receptor family protein, with protein MRPSSILSLLALSAGLATPAFAEQIELDSMTIDARHESDPTAPTLAEKRAEFARIPGGATLVDSETWKTGRSSTLQDALGMATGVFVQPRFGAEESRLSIRGSGLQRTFHGRGLLLMQDGAPVNLADGSFDFQVIEPLATDHIEVLRGANAWHYGTATLGGAVNFVAPTGRSAPPLDLRYEGGSFDYQRLYLAVAQDFGDWDAYLSMTDSSQDGFREHARQDNQRYFVNLGGRLTDRLSTRFYLTHVETDSELPGNLTRAQMHDDDEQAAPNNLRNDQRRDFTLDRIGNRTVWALGGGHSLELASFYSEKDLWHPIHQVYDVDSEDYGLRLTHKWQRQGWRWTGGIEASHGRNRDVRHQNVGGHAGRKLNELRQTARNLNAFAELEIPLVERWALIGGLAWLHQEREVDDRLKCSTAVASRCVFQDESFEATYVGRVARLGVRHDLAEGVQLFANFSQSYEPPTFSELTGGQIVSKNDAQRARTWEAGLRYDRGGVELDLAVYRSEIRDELLALNDANGDPLGTVNADRTLHQGVELGGAWSVGAFVLRGQYLFNDFRFDDDDVYGDNRLAGVPRQFVKGELLWQRAGWYAGPTFEWVPSHYAVDHAETLYTDRYALWGLKAGYRPAQGPAFFVEGRNLSDRRYAAATGVIADARGQDSAQFLPGDGRSLYAGVEWRL; from the coding sequence ATGCGCCCTTCATCCATTCTGAGCCTGCTGGCCCTGAGCGCCGGCCTGGCAACCCCTGCTTTTGCCGAACAGATCGAACTGGACAGCATGACCATCGATGCACGCCACGAATCGGACCCGACCGCGCCGACCCTGGCCGAGAAACGCGCCGAGTTCGCGCGGATTCCCGGCGGCGCCACGCTGGTCGATAGCGAAACCTGGAAGACCGGCCGCAGCAGCACCCTGCAGGACGCCCTGGGCATGGCCACCGGGGTGTTCGTCCAGCCGCGCTTCGGCGCCGAGGAGTCGCGCCTGTCGATCCGCGGCTCCGGCCTGCAACGCACCTTCCATGGCCGCGGCCTGCTGCTGATGCAGGACGGCGCGCCGGTCAACCTGGCCGACGGCAGTTTCGACTTCCAGGTCATCGAACCCCTGGCCACCGACCACATCGAGGTGCTGCGCGGCGCCAACGCCTGGCACTACGGTACGGCCACCCTCGGCGGGGCGGTCAACTTCGTCGCGCCCACCGGCAGGAGCGCACCGCCGCTGGATCTGCGCTACGAGGGCGGCAGCTTCGACTACCAGCGGCTGTACCTGGCGGTCGCCCAGGACTTCGGCGATTGGGACGCCTACCTGAGCATGACCGACTCGTCCCAGGACGGTTTTCGCGAGCATGCCCGGCAGGACAACCAGCGCTACTTCGTCAACCTCGGCGGGCGGCTCACGGATCGGCTGTCGACCCGTTTCTACCTGACCCACGTGGAAACCGACTCCGAACTGCCGGGCAACCTGACCAGGGCACAGATGCATGACGACGACGAGCAGGCCGCCCCGAACAACCTGCGCAACGATCAGCGCCGCGACTTCACCCTCGACCGCATCGGCAACCGCACCGTCTGGGCGCTGGGCGGCGGCCACAGCCTGGAGCTGGCCAGCTTCTACAGCGAGAAGGATCTCTGGCACCCCATCCATCAGGTGTACGACGTGGACAGCGAGGACTACGGCCTGCGCCTCACCCACAAGTGGCAGCGCCAGGGCTGGCGCTGGACCGGCGGCATCGAGGCCAGCCACGGGCGCAACCGCGACGTGCGCCACCAGAACGTCGGCGGCCACGCCGGGCGCAAACTCAACGAGCTGCGCCAGACCGCGCGCAACCTGAACGCCTTCGCCGAGCTGGAAATCCCGCTGGTCGAGCGCTGGGCGCTGATCGGCGGGCTGGCCTGGCTGCACCAGGAGCGCGAGGTCGACGACCGCCTCAAGTGCAGCACCGCGGTCGCCAGCCGCTGCGTGTTCCAGGACGAATCCTTCGAGGCGACCTACGTCGGCCGCGTCGCGCGCCTCGGCGTGCGCCACGATCTGGCCGAGGGCGTGCAACTGTTCGCCAACTTCAGCCAGAGCTACGAGCCGCCGACCTTCAGCGAGCTGACCGGCGGCCAGATCGTCAGCAAGAACGACGCCCAGCGGGCCAGGACCTGGGAAGCCGGCCTGCGTTACGACCGCGGCGGCGTGGAGCTGGACCTGGCGGTCTACCGCAGCGAAATCCGCGACGAGCTGCTGGCGCTGAACGACGCCAACGGCGATCCGCTGGGCACGGTCAACGCCGACCGCACCCTGCACCAGGGCGTCGAGCTGGGCGGCGCCTGGTCGGTCGGCGCCTTCGTCCTGCGCGGGCAGTACCTGTTCAACGACTTCCGCTTCGATGACGATGATGTCTACGGCGACAACCGCCTGGCCGGCGTGCCGCGCCAGTTCGTCAAGGGCGAGCTGCTCTGGCAGCGGGCGGGCTGGTACGCCGGGCCGACCTTCGAGTGGGTGCCGAGCCACTATGCGGTGGACCACGCGGAAACCCTGTACACCGACCGCTACGCCCTCTGGGGGCTCAAGGCCGGCTACCGGCCGGCGCAGGGGCCGGCCTTCTTCGTCGAAGGCCGCAACCTCTCCGACCGCCGCTACGCCGCCGCCACCGGGGTGATCGCCGACGCCCGCGGACAGGACAGCGCCCAGTTCCTGCCGGGCGACGGGCGCAGTCTCTACGCCGGGGTGGAGTGGCGCCTGTGA
- a CDS encoding MliC family protein codes for MNQLLRFNPPSRATLPLLMLAGCLGLPAEAGEAPPYECGENMSGTLEETICTDQNLSALDRKMAEVYSAAQQKAAAENPAGLEERQRGWLESRDACEKAAEPSECLQESYTQRIAELQARYGLVPISGTFTYTCDDDQNKIIHARFYETNPPSLYAEYGEQSAVMIAQPSSTGAKYAGLDETTLWEHDNDALVTWGDDSPAMKCIKTPLIAPTGEAPGKAGG; via the coding sequence ATGAACCAGTTGCTTCGCTTCAACCCGCCATCGCGCGCGACACTGCCCCTGCTGATGCTCGCAGGCTGCCTCGGCCTGCCCGCCGAAGCGGGCGAGGCGCCCCCCTACGAATGCGGCGAGAACATGTCCGGCACCCTGGAGGAAACGATCTGCACGGACCAGAACCTCTCGGCGCTGGACCGGAAGATGGCCGAGGTCTACTCGGCCGCGCAGCAGAAGGCCGCCGCCGAGAATCCGGCAGGCCTGGAAGAACGGCAGCGAGGCTGGCTCGAGTCGCGCGACGCCTGCGAGAAGGCTGCGGAGCCGTCCGAATGCCTGCAGGAGAGCTATACACAGCGGATCGCCGAGCTGCAGGCGCGCTACGGGCTGGTTCCCATCAGCGGCACCTTCACCTACACCTGCGACGACGACCAGAACAAGATCATCCACGCCCGCTTCTACGAGACCAATCCACCCTCGCTCTATGCCGAGTACGGCGAGCAAAGCGCGGTCATGATCGCCCAGCCCAGCAGTACCGGCGCCAAATACGCCGGGCTGGACGAAACCACGCTGTGGGAGCACGACAACGATGCGCTGGTCACCTGGGGAGACGACTCACCGGCCATGAAGTGCATCAAGACACCCCTGATCGCGCCCACCGGCGAGGCGCCGGGCAAGGCGGGCGGCTAA
- a CDS encoding general secretion pathway protein GspB yields the protein MSYILEALKQSEHARRQGKAPALNSLPPLLAAPRETARRRPPAYLSLALGLTLIGAGLGWWRPWQVTAEDRLMVQAPLPETPAPQPAALRPADPVQPAPTAPVAASVAPAPEAARPAVAAAPPAAPVAASEPLIRVDPVAEPDTPSSAPPPAALPAAPRPAPGVPVLPHALPAPPERVLGFHELPSELRQSLPPLSLAGFSYADEPKMRMAVINDRILHQGDQAGPGIVLEQIASDGVVLNYRGYRFRPR from the coding sequence ATGTCCTACATACTCGAAGCCCTGAAACAATCGGAACACGCCCGCCGGCAGGGCAAGGCGCCGGCCCTCAACAGCCTGCCGCCCCTGCTCGCCGCCCCCCGCGAAACCGCCCGCCGCCGTCCACCGGCCTACCTGTCGCTGGCGCTCGGCCTGACGCTGATCGGCGCAGGCCTCGGCTGGTGGCGTCCCTGGCAGGTCACTGCAGAAGACCGCCTCATGGTCCAGGCGCCGTTGCCCGAAACGCCAGCTCCACAGCCCGCCGCCCTCCGGCCGGCCGACCCCGTGCAGCCGGCCCCGACAGCGCCTGTCGCCGCCAGCGTCGCGCCAGCCCCGGAAGCGGCCAGACCGGCCGTCGCCGCTGCCCCACCGGCCGCTCCGGTCGCCGCTTCCGAGCCGCTGATCCGTGTGGATCCGGTAGCGGAGCCCGACACCCCGTCCTCAGCCCCGCCGCCCGCCGCCCTCCCCGCGGCGCCCCGTCCCGCGCCCGGCGTGCCGGTGCTCCCGCACGCCCTGCCGGCGCCGCCCGAGCGGGTGCTCGGCTTCCACGAGCTGCCCAGCGAGCTGCGCCAGAGCCTCCCGCCCCTGTCCCTCGCCGGCTTCTCCTATGCCGACGAGCCGAAGATGCGCATGGCGGTGATCAACGACCGCATCCTGCACCAGGGCGACCAGGCCGGCCCCGGCATCGTCCTGGAGCAGATCGCCAGCGACGGCGTGGTGCTGAACTACAGGGGCTACCGCTTCCGTCCGCGCTGA
- a CDS encoding ExeA family protein yields MYNQYFGFSEAPFSIAPDPRYLFMSERHREALAHLLYGLQIDGGFVLLTGEVGTGKTTLCRCLLEKVPEHCDIAFIFNPKLSRLDLLKTLCEELHIALPEGVRSLKTLFDRLNAHLLEGNARGRKTVLIIDEAQNLSAEVLELLRLLTNLETDRHKLLQIILLGQPELRDLVAREDMRQLAQRIVARYHLEPLSGPEVGAYVRHRLAVAGTRAALFAPSLLERLYRLSGGTPRLINVLCDRALLGAYVQGKAAVDRATLDNAAREVLGPRRHPGRPAALAALLGIGLLAGVATAGWQLAPEPLLAAGRSELDSLLAATAPRDMLPPAGAPDSGAEPMPSSGLPAEDSVPPLEPPRPEPIELPPEEDVVGPAPESHWLHEALAVRALFGHWQAAIRQPSDLDGACRQVEQMGLRCLRRQAEPASLASLPPPLILELVPADGPPFLATLLSRDERRAQLAVAGAVREVGLTALTRRWSGRYVLLQQAPLAQGRRLSRGSQGADVAWVDLQLARWEGQNRPRAGDPLFGSDLERRVRQFQQANGLLADGVVGAQTLERLAGLGTTEMAALSY; encoded by the coding sequence ATGTACAACCAGTATTTCGGCTTTTCCGAGGCCCCCTTTTCCATCGCGCCCGATCCGCGCTACCTGTTCATGAGCGAGCGGCATCGCGAGGCGCTCGCCCACCTGCTCTACGGCCTGCAGATCGACGGCGGTTTCGTGCTGCTCACCGGCGAGGTCGGCACCGGCAAGACCACCCTGTGCCGCTGCCTGCTCGAGAAGGTACCGGAGCACTGTGACATCGCCTTCATCTTCAACCCCAAGCTGTCCCGCCTGGATCTGCTCAAGACCCTCTGCGAGGAGCTGCACATCGCCCTGCCGGAAGGGGTCCGCAGCCTCAAGACCCTGTTCGACCGGCTCAACGCCCATCTGCTGGAGGGCAACGCCCGCGGCCGCAAGACGGTGCTGATCATCGACGAGGCGCAGAATCTGTCGGCCGAGGTGCTGGAGCTGCTGCGCCTCCTGACCAACCTGGAGACCGACCGGCACAAGCTGCTGCAGATCATCCTGCTCGGCCAACCGGAGCTGCGCGACCTCGTCGCCCGCGAGGACATGCGCCAGCTCGCCCAGCGCATCGTCGCCCGCTATCACCTGGAGCCGCTGTCGGGCCCGGAGGTCGGCGCCTACGTCCGCCATCGCCTGGCCGTCGCCGGTACCCGCGCCGCGCTCTTCGCGCCGTCCTTGCTGGAGCGCCTGTACCGGCTGAGCGGCGGCACGCCGCGGCTGATCAACGTGCTCTGCGACCGCGCCCTGCTCGGCGCCTACGTGCAGGGCAAGGCCGCGGTGGACCGGGCCACCCTGGACAACGCCGCCCGCGAGGTGCTCGGCCCGCGGCGCCACCCAGGACGTCCGGCCGCCCTGGCCGCGCTCCTCGGCATCGGCCTGCTCGCCGGCGTGGCCACGGCCGGCTGGCAGCTGGCGCCGGAGCCCCTGCTGGCCGCCGGCCGCAGCGAACTGGACAGCCTGCTCGCCGCCACAGCCCCCCGGGACATGCTGCCGCCGGCCGGCGCCCCGGACAGCGGCGCAGAGCCGATGCCCTCGTCCGGCCTGCCGGCGGAGGACAGCGTCCCGCCCCTGGAGCCGCCGCGTCCCGAGCCCATCGAGCTGCCGCCGGAGGAAGATGTCGTCGGCCCCGCGCCCGAGAGTCACTGGCTGCACGAGGCGCTGGCGGTACGCGCCCTGTTCGGCCACTGGCAGGCCGCCATCCGTCAGCCCAGCGACCTCGACGGCGCCTGCCGCCAGGTCGAGCAAATGGGCCTGCGCTGCCTGCGCCGGCAGGCCGAGCCGGCATCCCTGGCCAGCCTGCCGCCCCCGCTCATCCTCGAACTCGTCCCGGCCGACGGCCCGCCCTTCCTGGCCACCCTGCTGAGCAGGGACGAGCGGCGAGCGCAACTGGCCGTGGCCGGCGCCGTCCGCGAGGTCGGCCTCACCGCGCTGACGCGCCGCTGGAGCGGCCGCTACGTCCTGCTGCAGCAGGCGCCGCTGGCCCAAGGCCGGCGCCTGAGCCGCGGCAGCCAGGGCGCCGACGTGGCCTGGGTGGATCTGCAACTGGCCCGCTGGGAAGGACAGAACCGGCCGCGCGCCGGCGATCCGCTGTTCGGCAGCGATCTGGAGCGGCGCGTGCGCCAGTTCCAGCAGGCCAACGGCCTGCTCGCCGACGGCGTGGTCGGCGCGCAGACCCTGGAGCGCCTGGCCGGCCTGGGCACCACCGAGATGGCCGCACTGAGCTACTGA
- a CDS encoding Ig-like domain-containing protein, giving the protein MKKWSALLLGTLGLIAATGAARAELAAVDPGPYTPATGGFPQWYQDDTGLQLELCQSKAVSPSVPGTPGAPAYLCTLIPEPGVYDDTQPMVFPDNWPPELFWFLAETSIPATNNSGFELEVYIAAIEAAFASEQPRDGNQQSFARIRIRASVPVAGEYTITHPYGVEKVQVTTPGRRAINITRDIGIGAPGDFSGALAGDVGPFLTRADGARITATNPETGQAETFIGDPNETTSATGSPFNTNFVRIQGPAGSIESDQFVLSGKVLDARPATALNVGRSTYSRTSTGTRIDLFASSSDDAELCYRESLELIEGTSPCLHTLTGDGNGHFFASNPPSQGLSPFVVLTASDPERATRSTSLSSHLSDVVKIKTARYSWADRTLTIEANSSDETAIPDLAAEGYGRLAKTGILQTLTVTGLAQPPARVSVKSAAGGIDTEPVTVVGSAPPVGENQLPLARNDSASTSEGVPVTIAVLANDEDPDGDTPLGVVDLVMAAGSLGSVAPSGSTQALYTAPSSGVPAEGLVETFTYRVQDARGGRSEPATVTVSVAANQAPTTANDTASASGNGNGTPVNIAVLANDRDPEGNTPLTIVNLTAPPAGQGTVASDGTEVTYTPPGNVTADFGTSFTYQARDSLGAVSNVASVTVAVTAPVVQENLAVQSASVQAKNRNRWNWDIRGTTSVVNGNNIRVLVDGVVLGTATPGQNGRWQIKANNSSVAPPISGTITVSSSLTQGMTIPVTIQ; this is encoded by the coding sequence ATGAAGAAGTGGTCAGCATTACTGCTCGGCACCCTGGGGCTGATCGCCGCGACCGGCGCGGCCCGGGCCGAACTCGCGGCCGTCGACCCCGGCCCCTACACCCCGGCGACCGGCGGCTTTCCCCAGTGGTACCAGGACGACACCGGGCTGCAACTGGAGCTCTGCCAGTCGAAGGCGGTCAGCCCGTCGGTACCCGGCACGCCGGGCGCACCGGCCTACCTCTGCACCCTGATTCCCGAACCGGGCGTCTACGACGACACCCAGCCGATGGTCTTCCCGGACAACTGGCCCCCGGAGCTCTTCTGGTTCCTCGCCGAAACCAGCATCCCCGCCACCAACAACAGCGGCTTCGAACTGGAGGTCTACATCGCCGCCATCGAGGCGGCCTTCGCCTCGGAACAGCCGCGCGATGGCAACCAGCAGAGCTTCGCGCGCATCCGCATCCGCGCCTCGGTGCCGGTGGCCGGCGAATACACCATCACCCACCCCTACGGCGTCGAGAAGGTCCAGGTCACCACTCCGGGCCGGCGGGCGATCAACATCACCCGCGACATCGGCATCGGCGCGCCGGGCGACTTCAGCGGCGCCCTCGCCGGCGATGTCGGCCCCTTCCTGACCCGCGCGGACGGCGCGCGGATCACGGCCACCAACCCGGAAACCGGCCAGGCGGAAACCTTCATCGGCGATCCCAACGAAACCACGTCCGCGACCGGCAGCCCCTTCAACACCAACTTCGTGCGTATCCAGGGCCCGGCTGGAAGCATCGAGTCCGACCAGTTCGTCCTGTCCGGCAAGGTCCTCGACGCCCGCCCGGCGACCGCGCTGAACGTCGGCCGCAGCACCTACAGCCGCACCTCCACGGGCACCCGGATCGACCTGTTCGCCAGTTCCAGCGACGACGCCGAACTCTGCTACCGCGAAAGCCTGGAGCTGATCGAGGGCACCTCGCCCTGCCTGCACACGCTGACCGGCGACGGCAACGGACACTTCTTCGCCAGCAACCCGCCCAGCCAGGGCCTGTCGCCCTTCGTGGTGCTCACCGCCAGCGATCCGGAGCGGGCGACCCGGTCGACCTCGTTGTCGTCACACCTCTCCGACGTGGTGAAGATCAAGACCGCCCGCTACTCCTGGGCCGACCGCACGCTGACCATCGAGGCGAACTCCAGCGACGAAACGGCGATTCCCGACCTCGCCGCGGAAGGCTACGGCCGCCTGGCCAAGACCGGCATCCTGCAGACCCTGACTGTGACTGGCCTGGCCCAGCCGCCGGCCCGCGTCAGCGTGAAATCCGCCGCCGGCGGCATCGATACCGAGCCGGTGACGGTGGTCGGCAGCGCGCCGCCAGTCGGGGAGAACCAGCTTCCCCTGGCCCGCAACGACAGCGCCTCGACCAGCGAGGGCGTGCCGGTGACCATCGCCGTGCTGGCCAACGACGAGGATCCGGACGGCGACACGCCGCTCGGCGTGGTCGACCTGGTCATGGCCGCAGGCTCGCTCGGCAGCGTCGCGCCCAGCGGCAGCACCCAGGCGCTCTACACCGCGCCGAGCAGCGGCGTGCCTGCCGAGGGACTGGTGGAAACCTTCACCTACCGGGTCCAGGATGCCCGCGGCGGCCGCTCGGAGCCGGCCACCGTCACCGTAAGCGTGGCGGCCAACCAGGCGCCGACCACGGCAAACGATACGGCCAGCGCCAGCGGCAACGGCAACGGCACGCCGGTGAACATCGCCGTGCTGGCCAACGACCGCGATCCGGAGGGCAACACACCACTAACCATCGTCAACCTGACCGCGCCGCCCGCCGGCCAGGGCACGGTCGCCAGCGACGGCACTGAGGTCACCTACACCCCGCCGGGCAACGTCACCGCCGACTTCGGCACCAGCTTCACCTACCAGGCCCGGGACAGCCTCGGCGCCGTCTCCAACGTGGCCAGCGTGACCGTCGCGGTCACTGCGCCCGTCGTCCAGGAGAACCTGGCGGTGCAGAGCGCCAGCGTGCAGGCGAAGAACCGCAACCGCTGGAACTGGGACATCCGCGGCACCACCAGCGTGGTGAACGGCAACAACATCCGGGTCCTGGTCGACGGCGTCGTCCTGGGCACGGCCACGCCGGGCCAGAACGGCCGCTGGCAGATCAAGGCCAACAACAGCAGTGTGGCGCCGCCGATCAGCGGGACGATCACCGTCAGCAGCAGCCTGACCCAGGGCATGACGATCCCCGTGACCATCCAGTGA
- a CDS encoding cation-transporting P-type ATPase, with protein MQAHPHTDWHTRPAEDSLAALNSGPDGLSADEARRRLEQHGPNRLPQRRSAGPLKRFLLQFHNLLIYVLLASCGVTLILGEWLDSAVIFGVVLINAVVGFIQEGKAEQAMRAIQKMLTQESRVRRDGKVSVIDAEHLVPGDLVLLEAGDRVPADLRLLDTRNLRIEEAALTGESLPSDKGYEPVDAGASLGDRSSMAYSGTLVSAGSGVGLVVATAGHTELGRISHLLGDVQRLQTPLLADMAHFARQLTLIIVGLAVATFAFGVLLRDYSAGDMLMAAVGLAVAAIPEGLPAVLTIILALGVQRMARHRAIIRRLPAVESLGAVTVICSDKTGTLTRNEMTVQRVFTREHSYEVEGVGYAPLGTVRCDDGQLCQLEDANDLLELARAGLLANSASLHLLEGCWCIAGDPTEAALLTLAGKVGLNLHQENQRLPRVDAIPFSSERRSLASLHHDHAGHGLIYQFGAPERLLEICQRQWRAGSDEPLERRYWHQRLDEGASQGLRMIGLAIRPLEKPRQQLDEDDLNEGFILLGLVGMIDPPREEAIRAIAECRSAGIAVKMITGDHAATAGTIARRLGLVGSRAMTGAEVDALGDAELDARLAETSVFARTSPTHKLRLVERLQAGGARVAMTGDGVNDAPALKRADIGIAMGIKGTEAAKEAAQMVLADDNFATLVQAVAEGRTVYDNLKKSILFILPTNGGQAMVLLVAIALGLSLPITPLQILWVNMITAVTLALTLAFEPAERGLMQQPPRDPKAPLLSGWLLWRVLCVSLLLTVASLGLFLLTQQQGWSLEESRTLAVNVLVAGEIGYLFSCRRLLEPACFGVRRNPMVWAMVLLLFLLQLAFTYWTPLQRLFGTAALSLNAWGWCLLGAVGVCLAVEVEKAFYRRRQPGHAEREVATR; from the coding sequence ATGCAAGCTCACCCGCACACCGACTGGCATACCCGACCGGCCGAGGACAGCCTGGCCGCGCTGAACAGCGGCCCTGACGGCCTGAGCGCCGACGAGGCCAGGCGCCGCCTCGAGCAGCACGGCCCCAACCGCCTGCCGCAACGCAGGAGCGCGGGACCGCTCAAGCGCTTCCTGCTGCAGTTCCACAACCTCTTGATCTACGTGCTGCTGGCCTCCTGCGGGGTCACCCTGATCCTCGGCGAGTGGCTGGACAGCGCGGTGATCTTCGGCGTGGTGCTGATCAACGCGGTGGTCGGCTTCATCCAGGAGGGCAAGGCCGAACAGGCCATGCGCGCCATCCAGAAGATGCTCACCCAGGAAAGCCGGGTGCGCCGCGACGGCAAGGTCAGCGTGATCGACGCCGAGCACCTGGTGCCGGGCGATCTGGTCCTGCTCGAGGCCGGCGACCGCGTGCCGGCCGACCTGCGCCTGCTCGACACCCGCAACCTGCGCATCGAGGAGGCCGCGCTGACCGGCGAATCCCTGCCCAGCGACAAGGGCTACGAGCCGGTCGATGCCGGCGCCAGCCTGGGCGACCGCAGCAGCATGGCCTACTCCGGCACCCTGGTCAGCGCCGGCAGCGGCGTCGGCCTGGTGGTCGCCACCGCCGGGCACACCGAGTTGGGCCGGATCAGCCACCTGCTCGGCGACGTGCAGCGCCTGCAGACCCCGCTGCTGGCCGACATGGCACACTTCGCCCGCCAGCTCACCCTGATCATCGTCGGCCTGGCCGTGGCGACCTTCGCCTTCGGCGTGCTGCTGCGCGACTACTCGGCCGGCGACATGCTGATGGCCGCGGTCGGCCTGGCCGTGGCAGCCATTCCCGAAGGACTGCCGGCGGTGCTGACCATCATCCTCGCCCTCGGCGTGCAGCGCATGGCCCGCCACCGGGCGATCATCCGCCGCCTGCCGGCGGTGGAGAGCCTGGGCGCGGTGACGGTGATCTGCTCGGACAAGACCGGCACCCTGACCCGCAACGAGATGACCGTGCAGCGCGTCTTCACCCGCGAACACAGCTACGAGGTGGAGGGCGTCGGCTATGCGCCGCTCGGCACCGTCCGCTGCGACGACGGCCAGCTGTGCCAGCTGGAGGACGCCAACGACCTGCTGGAACTGGCCCGCGCCGGGCTGCTGGCCAACAGCGCCAGCCTGCATCTGCTGGAGGGATGCTGGTGCATCGCCGGCGACCCCACCGAGGCGGCCCTGCTCACCCTGGCCGGCAAGGTCGGGCTGAACCTGCACCAGGAGAACCAGCGCCTGCCGCGGGTCGATGCCATTCCCTTCAGCTCCGAGCGGCGCAGCCTGGCCAGCCTGCACCACGACCACGCCGGGCACGGCCTGATCTACCAGTTCGGCGCCCCGGAACGGCTGCTGGAAATCTGCCAGCGCCAGTGGCGGGCGGGCAGCGACGAACCGCTCGAGCGCCGCTACTGGCACCAGCGCCTGGACGAGGGCGCCAGCCAGGGCCTGCGCATGATCGGCCTGGCCATTCGGCCGCTGGAGAAGCCCCGCCAGCAGCTCGACGAGGACGACCTGAACGAAGGCTTCATCCTGCTCGGTCTGGTCGGCATGATCGACCCACCGCGCGAGGAAGCCATCCGCGCCATCGCCGAATGCCGTAGTGCCGGCATCGCGGTGAAGATGATCACCGGCGATCACGCCGCCACTGCCGGCACCATCGCCCGGCGCCTGGGCCTCGTCGGAAGCCGGGCGATGACCGGCGCCGAGGTCGATGCGCTGGGCGACGCCGAACTGGATGCCCGCCTCGCCGAAACCTCGGTATTCGCCCGCACCAGTCCGACCCACAAGCTGCGCCTGGTCGAACGCCTGCAGGCCGGCGGCGCCCGCGTGGCGATGACCGGCGACGGGGTCAACGACGCTCCGGCGCTCAAGCGCGCCGACATCGGCATCGCCATGGGCATCAAGGGCACCGAGGCGGCCAAGGAAGCGGCGCAGATGGTGCTGGCCGACGACAACTTCGCCACCCTGGTGCAGGCGGTGGCCGAAGGCCGCACCGTCTACGACAACCTGAAGAAGTCGATCCTGTTCATCCTGCCGACCAACGGCGGCCAGGCCATGGTGCTGCTGGTGGCCATCGCCCTCGGCCTGTCCCTGCCGATCACCCCGCTGCAGATCCTCTGGGTCAACATGATCACCGCCGTGACCCTGGCCCTGACTCTGGCCTTCGAGCCGGCCGAACGCGGGCTCATGCAACAGCCGCCGCGCGATCCGAAGGCCCCGCTGCTCAGCGGCTGGCTGCTCTGGCGGGTGCTCTGCGTGTCGCTGCTGCTGACCGTGGCCAGCCTCGGCCTGTTCCTGCTCACCCAGCAGCAGGGCTGGAGCCTGGAGGAAAGCCGCACCCTGGCGGTGAACGTGCTGGTCGCCGGCGAGATCGGCTACCTGTTCAGCTGCCGCCGCCTGCTCGAGCCGGCCTGCTTCGGCGTGCGCCGCAACCCCATGGTCTGGGCCATGGTGCTGCTGCTGTTCCTGCTGCAGCTGGCCTTCACCTACTGGACGCCGCTGCAGCGGCTGTTCGGCACCGCTGCCCTCAGCCTCAACGCCTGGGGCTGGTGCCTGCTCGGCGCGGTCGGCGTGTGCCTGGCGGTGGAGGTGGAGAAGGCCTTCTACCGCCGGCGCCAGCCAGGCCACGCCGAACGGGAGGTGGCAACCCGCTGA
- a CDS encoding AAA family ATPase produces MRARLESCLQSIDRVLLGKELQVRLALTCLLARGHLLLEDLPGMGKTTLSHALARVLGLGFQRIQFTADLLPGDILGTSVFDKESGQFVFHPGPIFAELILADEINRATPKSQSALLEAMEEGQVTIEGATRPLPSPFFVIATQNPVTQGGTFALPESQLDRFLMRLSLGYPGRAAERALLLAGSGRQRLPELEPVLDHAALAAIQAEIPQVRVSDALVDYVLRLVEATRSQPQFAWGLSPRGSLALLAAARAWAYLAGRDYVIPEDVQAVLPAVAGHRLRERADPAGQGSGALVQWLLREVAAI; encoded by the coding sequence ATGCGCGCGCGACTGGAAAGCTGTTTGCAGAGTATCGACCGGGTATTGCTGGGCAAGGAGCTGCAGGTGCGCCTGGCCCTGACCTGTCTGCTGGCGCGCGGCCATCTGCTGCTCGAGGATCTGCCCGGCATGGGCAAGACGACCCTGAGCCATGCCCTGGCCAGGGTGCTGGGCCTGGGTTTCCAGCGCATCCAGTTCACCGCCGACCTGCTGCCCGGCGACATCCTCGGCACCTCGGTGTTCGACAAGGAAAGCGGGCAGTTCGTCTTTCATCCGGGGCCGATCTTCGCCGAATTGATCCTGGCCGACGAGATCAACAGGGCCACCCCGAAGAGCCAGAGCGCGCTGCTCGAGGCGATGGAGGAGGGCCAGGTGACCATCGAGGGCGCGACCCGGCCGCTGCCGTCGCCGTTCTTCGTCATCGCCACCCAGAATCCGGTCACCCAGGGCGGTACCTTCGCCCTGCCGGAGTCGCAGCTGGACCGCTTCCTCATGCGCCTGTCGCTGGGTTATCCGGGGCGCGCCGCGGAGAGGGCGCTGCTGCTGGCCGGTTCGGGACGCCAGCGCCTGCCGGAGCTCGAGCCTGTCCTCGACCATGCCGCGCTGGCGGCGATCCAGGCGGAAATTCCCCAGGTGCGGGTCAGCGATGCGCTGGTCGACTATGTGCTGCGGCTGGTCGAGGCCACCCGCAGCCAGCCGCAGTTCGCCTGGGGGCTGTCGCCGCGGGGCAGTCTGGCGTTGCTGGCCGCCGCCCGGGCCTGGGCCTATCTCGCCGGGCGCGACTACGTGATCCCGGAGGACGTGCAGGCGGTGCTGCCGGCAGTGGCCGGCCACCGTCTGCGCGAGCGCGCCGATCCGGCGGGACAGGGTAGCGGCGCGCTGGTGCAGTGGCTGCTGCGCGAGGTGGCGGCGATCTGA